In Klebsiella aerogenes, the DNA window TTCAAAGGTGACGGGTGTCATCATGCTGGATTCAATGTGCAGATGTGAATCGATAAAACCGGGAACAGCCGTGGCGCCACGAGCATCTACGCGCTGCAATGCCTGGGCATCACGATATTCTGCACCGATACCTGCGATATACTTTCCTTTGATGACCACAGGCCCTGTCATTTCTCCGCCATTGATTAAATCGAGAAGCATGACATTATCAATAATATAATCGGCAATGGCCTCTCCGCGAGAAACGGCTAACAATTCCTGCTGTTCCTGGCGGCTAATGTAATGATATTTATAGTTAATGGATTTATTCATTTTTTTCTCATTTTGATTTTATCAAATTGATTTTTATTTATCACAAAGAATTATTTTAAGCTTATCTTTAAATGTGCTTTTGCATTGTGATTGTAATCACTGAATTACGTGTGAAATATGCTTTAAAAAGAGTTGTGGTTATATCTTAACTAATGGATGAGAAAATGAATAATGATATCAGTGATGAGGTAACCCCTGACTCAGGGCTGCTTTCGCGGTTATTTAAACTTCATCAGCATGGCACTAACGTGCGGACCGAAACAATAGCGGGAATGACAACGTTCTTAACGATGGTCTACATCGTTTTTGTGAACCCGCAGATATTGGGGGCCGCGCAGATGGACCCCAAAGTGGTGTTTGTCACCACCTGCCTGATTGCCGGTGTCGGCAGTATTGCCATGGGGGTGGTCGCTAATCTTCCTGTGGCGCTGGCGCCAGCGATGGGGCTCAACGCCTTTTTTGCGTTTGTCGTCGTGGGAGCGATGGGGGTCAGTTGGCAAACGGGGATGGGGGCAATCTTCTGGGGGGCGGTGGGCTTATTTCTACTTACCCTCTTTCGTATTCGTTACTGGATGATCTCAAATATTCCCGTTAGTTTACGTATTGGCATTACCAGCGGTATTGGTTTATTTATTGCGATGATGGGTTTAAAAAATGCGGGTGTCATTGTCGCCAATAAAGACACGCTGGTCGCCATCGGTAACTTAAATTCTCATACCGTGTTACTGGGGATTTTAGGTTTTTTTATTATTACCGTCCTGTCATCGCGGCATTTTCACGCCGCCGTACTGGTTTCCATCGTTGTGACATCCTGTTGCGGATTGTTTTTCGGTGATGTTCATTTTAATGGCGTGTATTCCGTTCCTCCAGGCATTACTGACGTGATCGGCGAGGTAGATTTGAGTGGCGCATTGTCACTCAATCTGGCCGGTATTATCTTTTCATTCATGCTTATCAACTTATTTGATTCTTCAGGAACGCTCATTGGCGTAACCGATAAAGCGGGATTAATCGATCGCCATGGTAAGTTTCCTGGTATGAATAAAGCGCTGTATGTTGACAGTCTGAGTTCCGTCGCCGGGGCGTTTATCGGCACCTCTTCAGTGACTGCCTATATTGAAAGTACTTCGGGCGTGGCGGTAGGGGGACGCACAGGGCTGACGGCAGTGGTGGTTGGTGTCTTATTCCTGCTGGTGATGTTCTTTTCCCCGCTGGTGGGAATGGTTCCCGCTTATGCAACGGCGGGGGCGCTTATTTTTGTCGGAGTGCTGATGACTTCCAGCCTGTCTCGTGTCAACTGGGATGATTTTACTGAATCGGTGCCTGCCTTTGTCACGACGGTAATGATGCCTTTTAGTTTTTCTATTACCGAGGGGATTGCGCTTGGTTTCATGTCTTACTGCATTATGAAGGTGTTTACTGGACGCTGGCGTGAGTTGAATCTCTGCGTCATTGCGGTCGCAGTACTTTTCGCGTTGAAAATCATGCTGGTGGATTAGTACCAGCGAGCTGTTTCCAGATATCATGAGTGCAGATAACGCAGGAGAACTCATGATCTGGATTATGCTGGCCACGCTGGCGGTGGTGTTTGTTGTCGGTTTTCGGGTGCTGACGTCTGATTCCCGACGGGCGATTCGCCGTCTGAGCGAGCGTCTTGGTATTACTCCCGTCCCGCTGGAGTCGATGATCGATCAGCTGGGAAAAACCGCCGGTAATGAGTATTTACGTTATCTTGAGCGGCCAAATGAAGCGCATCTGCAGAACGCTGCGCAGGTCCTGCTGATCTGGCAGGCCGCTATCGTCGACGCCAGCGAAAAGAACCTGCATTACTGGTATCGCCTGATGCAAAAAGCGCGTTTAGCGGCGCCGATAACCGACGCGCAGATCCGTCTGGCGCAGGGGTTTCTACGCGAGCTGGATCCGGATGTGAGCGATTTGCATAACCTGCAGCAGCGCTATAACGCCCTGTTCTTGCCGGAAGACGGCGTGCACTGGCTGCACTGATATCATTGTTATCCCGGCTTGTGTGCTGGATGGCGGCTGCGCCTTATCCGGCCTACGGTTTACGCGTTCGTCCCTTGTGTTCCTTGTAGGCCGGATAAGCGTTAGCGCCATCCGGCAGAAGGGCTACAGCAGGATTTTCAGGCCGTGTTTTTGTACGACGCTAAGCAATTTTAATGACAGTCCGCTTGGTCGTTTAGCGCCAGTTTCCCATTTTTGCACGGTAGACACGCTGGTATTCAGATAACGAGCAAACACCGGTTGGCTAACGTTGAGTTGTTCCCGTAGAGCTTTAATCTCAATGGGTTGAAGAGCAGTTACGCGACCGAGACATGATTCATCAAAATGACGCATCGTTTCTCGTTTTTTTAAACATGGGAGCAGCTACGCATCCTCTCGTGAAAAGCGCTGAGAGTTGTGAAAACGTTAAATACGTCACACACAAAATGTTACACTGCGCAGCTTTCCGCCATTTTTCTCAGCAGGTAACTCATGAGTCATTCAAATGAAGCCAAACCCCACGCAAGCGATCTCGCGCGGCCAAACTGGTCGGCAGTATTCGCGGTTGCTTTCTGCGTCGCCTGCCTGATTACCGTTGAGTTTCTGCCGGTCAGCCTGCTGACGCCGATGGCGCTGGATTTAGGCATCTCTGAAGGGGTGGCCGGGCAGTCGGTGACGACGACGGCGTTTGTGGCGATGTTCTCCAGCCTGTTTGTGACCACGGTGATTGGCAAAACCGATCGTCGCTACGTGGTCATTCTGTTTTCGCTCTTGCTGACCCTTTCCTGTTTGCTGGTTTCGTTTGCCAATAGCTTTACCCTGTTGCTGTTGGGGCGCGCTTGCCTGGGCCTGGCGCTCGGCGGCTTCTGGGCGATGTCGGCGTCGCTGACCATGCGACTGGTACCCATGCGCGTGGTGCCGAAAGCGCTGTCGATTATCTTCGGCGCGGTATCGATAGCGCTGGTGATTGCCGCCCCGTTAGGTAGCTTCCTCGGCGGGATCATCGGCTGGCGCAACGTCTTCAACGCCGCAGCGGTGATGGGCGTGCTGTGTACGATTTGGGTGTTGAAGGCGCTACCGTCGCTGCCGGGTGAATCGGCTTCGCAGCAGCAAAATATGTTCGGCCTGCTGAAGCGCCCGGGAGTACTGGCCGGTATGTGCGCCATTTTCATGGCCTTTGCCGGGCAGTTCGCCTTCTTTACCTATATTCGCCCGATCTACATGACACTTGCCGGCTTTGACGTCGACGGCCTGACGTTGGTGCTGCTGAGCTTTGGTATCGCCAGTTTTATCGGCACGTCGCTCTCATCAATGGTATTGAAGCACTCGGTTAAGGCGGCGTTGGCGATTTCGCCACTGGTGTTAACCGCCAGTGCGGCGGCGCTGGTGTTGTGGGGCGAAAGCAAAGTGGTGGCCTCAACGGTAGCGATTATCTGGGGCTTTGCTTTTGCGTTGATACCGGTGGGATGGTCTACGTGGATCACCCGTTCGCTCTCCGATCAGGCGGAAAAAGCCGGGTCGATTCAGGTGGCGGTGATCCAGCTCGCCAACACCTGCGGCGCGGCGGTCGGCGGCATCGCGCTCGACCACCTGGGTCTGCTGTCGCCGCTGGTGCTATCAGGCATTCTGATGCTGTTCACCGGGTTGCTGGTAATAACGAGAGTACGGATAAACTAACGTTACGCCCGGGCAAGGCGGTAAGCCATTGCCCGGACAAAAACCTACGGCCGTTCGCCCTTCGCCAGACGGGCGTTGATGTCGGCAATCACCCCCGGCAGGTCGGCTAACGTATCCACCACGTAATGCGCCCCTGCGGCATACAGTTTGCTGGCGGCCAGCTCGCGGCGGGTGGCAATTTCTGTCGCCGACATCGCCTGATACTCCTCCCAGGTGGCGCCGAATTCGTTACCGGAAACCGACAGCCCCACGGTCCACATCCCGGCATTCAATCCTTCGCTAATCCCCGGCGCGGCGTCGTCCACCTTCACGCAGTGCGCGACGGCATCGATACCCAGCGTAATGACGTTTTGCAGCGCCATCCACGGCCCCGGACGCCCGCCCGCGGCGAGATCATCGGTGGCGACCCAGTGGTCCGGCGCATAGCCCTGAGCGGCGGCGGCCGGTACCAGTTTTTCCATCACCGGGCGCGGATAACCCGAGCAGGAGCCGATCTTCAGGCCCTCGGCGCGCAGCGCAGCAATAGTGTCGACAACGCCGGCGATCGGCGCGGAAAAATCGACAACTTTAGCGATTTGCAGCGGCATAAAAGCGGCGTAGATCGCATCGATATCGGCGGCGTTCATGGCGCGGCCGAATTTAGCCTGCCAGCGACTATCGACGGAAGGCAGTTTGCCCAGCGCTTCAATGTGCTGCCATTTGCCAAGCCCCATCGGCACGCGGGCTTCTTCGAGGGTGATCTCGATATCAAAGGCTTTACGGAACGCCTCAACGAAAATTTGCGTCGGCGCGAAGGAGCCGAAGTCTACGGTGGTGCCGGCCCAGTCGAGAATCAGTGCGGTAATACGGTTCATGGCGGTTCCTTATTGTTTCCAGTACATAGCGTTGTCGATGGCCGCCAGCAGGGCGGTGATGTCGGCGTCGTAGACTTCGCCGATGTTGCCGATGCGGAAGCAATCGCTTTGCGACACTTTGCCCGGATAGATAACGAAGCCCTGATCTTTCAGCTTCTGATAGAACGTGTTAAAGCGGTACTGCGGCGCATCAGGCGAATAAAAAGCGGTGATGATCGGCGAGTGCAGGCTGTCGTCGAGCAAGGGCTGGAAGCCGAGCGCGCGCATCCCGGCGACCAGACGGCGCTGATTGTTGCTGTAGCGCTGATGGCGAGCGCTGACGCCGCCTTCTTGCGCCAGCTCTTTCAGCGCCTGGGCAAAGGCCAGCACGGTGTGGGTTGGAGAAGTAAAACGCCACTTCCCGTGATTATCCTCCATGCAGCGCCACTGCGCGTACAGATCCAACGATAGCGAGCGCGAGCGACCTTTGCAGGCGGCAAGCTCCGCTTCGCGGGCGATCACGAAGGCGAAGCCAGGCACACCCTGAATACATTTGTTGGCCGAGCTAATCAGATAATCAATATTCAGTGCGGCAATATCCATCGGAATGCCGCCGAAGCTGCTCATCGCATCGACGATATAGCGTTTATCGTATTGCTTCGCCAGCGCCGCAACCTCTTCGATCGGGTTGAGCATACCGGTGGTGGTCTCGCTATGTACCATCGCGATATGGGTGATCGCCGGGTCGTCCTGCAGGATCCGTTCGATCGCCGCCGCATCCGGGCGAGCGACTTCGCCGCAGTCGTAGGGGTGGCAGGCGATGCCCATCAGTTGCGCCATCTCAATCATACGTGCGCCGTAGGCGCCATTGCTGATGATCAGCACTTTGCCTTGTTCGCCAATGGCGCTGCCGAGTACGGCTTCAACCGCGTAACTGCCGCTACCCTGTAGCAGCACTGAAGTATAACCATCGGCCGGGGTCGCCAGCTGTACCAGCTGCTGGCGGATGATCTGTACCACGCCGAGATTGTAATCATCGTCCCAGGTACAGCTATCGAATAACATGGCCTCTTTCACCGTGCGGGAGGTGGTTAACGGGCCGGGGGTCAGCAGCAGGTAGTTCCGTGAAGTCATTTGTCTCACCATTTGGTCTATACCAGATTTGCATTTATCATGGAGATAAAGTCGGGGCAGGGTCAAAGGAAATGTGGCGCTGCAACAAAAAATTCATCTCGCCAGGTATAATGGCGATATCAAATCTGCTTGTGAGTAAACATGAAATCACCCTCTGGCGAGATGCCGCAGTACCTGATGATTAAGGCGCAGTTGCAGGCGCGTATTCAAAACGGCGCGTTGAAAAGCGGCGATAAACTGCCGTCAGAACGCGAGCTGTGCGCGCTGTTCAATACCACGCGTATTACGGTGCGCGAGAGCCTGGCGCAGTTGGAAGCCAGCGGCGTGATTTACCGCGCCGACCGCCGCGGTTGGTTTGTGACGCCGGAACGTCTGTGGTTGGATCCGACGCAGAACACCAATTTCCACAAGCTGTGTCTCGAACAGGGGCGTGAGCCAAAAACGGTGCTGCTTAACGGCCGCTTAACCGCGGTGCCGCTGGATGTGATGGCGCCGCTGGATCTGCAGCCCTTCGATCAGGTTTACTTGCTGACGCGCCTGCGCTATGCCGACGGGCGGCCGGTGTGCTACTGCGAAAACCACTGTTTACCCGCCCGGGTGCCGGAGCTGCTGCGTCACGATCTCAATGGCAGCCTGACCGAGATTTATCACAGCCAGTACGACTTGATATATACCAGTATGCATTTGTCGTTTTACCCGACCTCGATGCCGGCGCAGGCCGCGGAAGCGTTGGGGGTGATGGAAGGGCGCCCGGCGCTGTTGTTGCGCCGACTCAATTACGATCAGCACGGGCGCATTCTCGATTACGATATCGAATACTGGCGTCATGATAGCCTGCGAATTGAAGTCGATACGCATTGATTTTATTGTCTTTTCTCCCCGGTAGTGCTGGCGCTTACCGGGGCGACAAATCCCAATACCCGCTGATCCTGGGTTTTCGTTTTTAACTCTTTCGACACACTTCTTTCATCGTTTTGTCATAAACCATCGGTAGCGTGAAAGCCAATCTGGTGTAGACCAGAATAACTTACCCCCGATGAGGCTTACACGATGAAACTCTCCCGACTTGCTCTGCTGTCCCTGTTCGCGCTAACCAGTTCCCCGGTTTGGGCGGATGGCGTCGTCACGGTTTACTCCGCTGATGGCCTGCATGACGGCGATAACAGCTGGTATCAGAGCCAGTTCGACGCCTTCACCAAAGCGACGGGCATCAAAGTGCAGTACGTGGAAGGCGGTTCCGGCGCGATCGTCGAACGTCTGGCGAAGGAGCGCACCAACCCGCAGGCCGACGTGCTGGTGACGGTGCCGCCGTTTATTCAGCGCGCCGCCAAAGAGCAACTGCTGGCAACCTTCAAACCGCAGGGCAACGAGCAGATCCCTGGCGCCAACGACCATTATGCGCCGCTGGTGAACAACTATCTGACCTTCATCTACAACGGCCAACTGCTGAAAACCGCGCCAGCCAGCTGGCACGACCTGCTGGACAACCGCTTTAAGAACAAGCTGCAGTATTCCACGCCGGGTCAGGCGGGCGACGGCACCGCGGTGATGTTGCAGGCGTTCCATAGCCTTGGCGGCAAAGACGCCGGTTTTGATTACCTTGGCAAACTGCAGGCGAACAACGTCGGCCCATCGGCATCCACCGGCAAGCTGACGGCGCTGGTCAACAAAGGCGAACTGTATGTCGCTAACGGCGATCTGCAGATGAACCTGTCGCAGATGGCGCGTAATCCGAACGTCAAAATCTTCTGGCCGGCAGACGACAAAGGCGAACGTAGCGCGCTGGCGCTGCCGTACACCATCGGGCTGGTGCAGAACGGGCCGAACAGCGAAAACGGCAAAAAGTTGATCAACTTCCTGCTGGACAAGCCGGCGCAATCCAGCGTGAGCGCGCTCTCCTGGGGGCTGCCGGTGCGTAGCGACGTGACGCCTGATGACGCCAACTTTAAGGCGGCGAAAGCGGCGCTCGACGGCGTGAAGAGCTGGGAACCGAACTGGGATGACGTTGCAGTATCGCTGTCGGCGGATATCGCCCGCTGGCATAAAGTGACCGATAGCGAGTAAGCCGATGTTGATGAAAACGACCGTCACTCCTTCCCCGTCGCTGGCGGGGACTTCCGGGATTACCCTGGACTCGCTGCGCGTTTCGTATCACGGCAACGTGGTATTGAAACCGCTGTCATTGACCATCGAACCCGGTGAGGTACTGGCGCTGATTGGCCCTTCCGGTTCCGGGAAAACCACGGTGCTGCGGGCGATAGCCGGGTTTGTCCAACCGGCGGGTGGTCGGATTCTGATCGGCGATACTGACGTTACTCATCTGCCGCCGTACAAACGCGGGCTGGCGATGGTGGTGCAGAACTACGCGCTGTTCCCGCATATGAAGGTAGAAGACAACGTCGCCTTCGGTCTGCGGGCGCAAAAGCAGCCGAAAGCGTTGATCGCCGAGCGCGTCACGGAGGCATTAAAAATCGTCGGTATGGCGGACTACGCCACGCGCTACCCGCACCAGCTTTCCGGCGGCCAGCAACAGCGCGTTGCTATTGCGCGCGCCATTGCTGTGCGTCCTCGCGTGCTGCTGCTTGATGAGCCGCTGTCGGCGCTGGATGCGCAAATCCGCCATAACATGGTGGAGGAGATAGCTCGCCTGCACCGCGAACTGCCGGAGCTGACGATTCTCTACGTTACCCACGATCAGACCGAAGCGCTGACCCTGGCAGACAAAATCGGCATCATGAAAGACGGGTCGATGATCGCCCATGGCGAGACCCACGAGCTGTACCACTATCCGCCGAACCGCTTTAGCGCGGAATTCCTCGGTCGCGCCAATATCCTGCAAGCGACGGCGCTGAAAGATAGCCCGCAGCCGGGGTTGGTCAGCGTGAGCTGCGGCGGCGGCTTGATTAACGCTTTCAGCCAGGGCGGACAGCACGGCAGCAACAAGCTGCTATGTATTCGCCCGCAGCACATGAGCCTGACGCCGCGTTCGGCGACCAGTAATCGCCTCAACGCGACCCTGACGTCGGTGCACTGGCAGGGCGATCTGACCCATCTGCTGTGCGACGTCGCGGGCGAGGCGGTGCGAATCGTGATGACCCATGTGAATCCATTGCCGCGCGCGGGCGACAAGCTGGCGCTCTACTTTGAACCCAACGATGCGGTTCTGATTGAGGTGTAATGATGGCGCAAACCCTAATGCTTGCGCGTCCGGCGCTGAACCTGCGCCCTTACCTGTGGCTGGCGTTGCCGCTGCTGGTGCTGGCGACGCTGTTTTTCTATCCGCTGCTGCTGATCGCTGAACAGGCGCTGCGCGATGCCAGCGGTAACCTGAGCCTTGATACCTTCTGGCAGGTGATTGACTCTAAACGCTTTATCAGTGCGTTGCTCAATACCTTGCAAATCGCCGTTTTCGCCACGCTCGGTTGCCTGGTGCTCGGCAGCGTGCTGGCGCTGATTCTGGTGTTCATCCCGTTCCCCGGCAGCCAGCTGATTAGCCGGATTATCGATACTTTTATTGCGCTGCCGACCTTTCTGATCACCCTCGCGTTCACCTTTATTTACGGTTCAGCGGGGTTGCTCAATGGCACTCTGATGTCGTTGTTTGATTTTGAACTGCCGCCAGTGGACTTCCTCTATTCGATTAACGGCGTCATTCTGGCGGAGATCACCGTCTTTACGCCGCTGGTGATGCGCCCGCTGATGGCCGGGTTGCGGCAGATAGATAAGAGCCAGCTGGAAGCGGCTAGCATCCTCGGTGCTCATCCGCTGCGGGTGATTGCGCAGGTTATCTTCCCGGCGGCGCTACCGGCGCTGATGGCGGGCGGCAGCCTGTGCCTGCTGTTGACCACCAATGAATTCGGCATCGTGCTGTTTATCGGCGCCAAAGGGGTCAATACCCTGCCGATGATGGTCTACAGCAAGGCGATTCTGGAGTCCGACTACAGCGTGGCTTGCATGATTGCGTTAATTAATATTCTGCTGTCGCTGGGGCTGTTTATGCTGTACCGCCTGGCCGCGGCGCGTACTGGCGTAAGGAGCTAACGATGTTGATTTGGTCGCGTAAAGGTCGTGCGACGGCGGGCGCGTTGGCGGTCACGCTATTTGCCGGGGTCTTCTTTTTACCGCTGGCGGTGATTTTACTCTCCAGCCTGAGCCAGCAGTGGAACGGCCTGCTACCTACCGGGTTTACCTTTGCCCACTTTGTTAACGCCTTTCGCGGCGCGGCGTGGGATTCGCTGTTCTCAAGCCTGGTGGTGGGTTTCTGCGCCAGTCTGTTCGCGCTGCTGTGCGGGATGTGGGCGGCGCTGGCGCTGCGTCAGTATGGCGCGAAGCTGCAAAAATACCTTGGCCTGGCGTTTTATCTGCCCAGCGCCATTCCTTCTGTATCGGTAGGCTTGGGGATTCTGGTGGCGTTCAGTCAGGGGCCGCTGCAAATGAACGGGACGTTCTGGATCGTACTGGCGGCGCACTTCGTATTGATTTCCGCGTTCACGTTCAGCAACGTGACCACCGGGCTGGCGCGGATTTCCGCCGATATCGAAAACGTTGCCTCCAGCCTTGGCGCGTCGCCGTGGTATCGCCTGCGTCATGTGACGCTGCCGCTGATGACGCCGTGGATGATCTCGGCGCTGGCGCTGAGTTTGTCGCTGTCGATGGGGGAATTGGGGGCAACGGTGATGATTTATCCGCCGGGCTGGACGACGCTGCCGGTGACCATCTTCAGCCTGACCGACCGCGGCAATATCGCCGATGGCTCGGCGCTAACCATCGTGCTGGTGGGCGTGACGCTGTTGCTGATGATGAAACTTGAGCGTATCGCTCGCCGACTGAGCCAGAAATAAGCGTTCCCCCGGCGGTGCGACGCTGGCCGGGGTGACCTGATTTACCACCCGGACAGGCGAATTAAGCGTTACGCCTATTCAGCGCGTTATTTCCCCGGGCAGCGGATCTTGTCGATGGCAGTCAGGTAGCCTTTTTGATTATTGCGCTCTTTCGCCAGCGTGGCCTCGCGAACGTAATTTTGGTTGTCTTTTGAGGCGAGCACCTTATTCGCGAAATCGGTATCACTGAGGGTGCTCGTCGGTGCGCATTTTTCCTTCACGGTTTTTAACACCAGCTGTTTTTGTTGTTCAAATTGCAGGCTTTGCAGCGGCGATTCGGCCCATGCCGCGCTTGTGCTCAGGGCAGTAACCAGACACAACATCCAACATGCTTTCATGGCGCTTCTCCTTCATTTTTCGCTTCAGTCAACTATATGCGCAGCTGATAAATTGCGCAAATGTTGGGCCGTTTTTATTGTTTAAAATCAGCCAATTGCTATTAGGCTGCACGTACCCGCCGCCGTGAGTCTACGGCGATGAGCACCACGGAAGAAAGAATGAGCAGCGTCCCCAGCCAGTCCGGCAGGGTAAAGGTGATGCCCAGCAGGAGTAGGGAGAGCAAGGCGCTGCTCAGTGGCTCGGCACAGCTAAGGATCCCGGCTTTTGCGCCACCGATTTTCTGCGCACCGTTAAGGTACAGGCTGAAAGTCAGCGAAGTCCCGATCACCACCAGGTAGAAAAACGCCAGCAGCAGGCGGCCGTTCACCACGAAGTTGGTGCCCTGGCTACCGTAGAACGGCAGCAGCATCGCCCCGCCAATCAACATGCTCCAGCCGACAATCGGCAGCGTGCCGTAACGGGCGATAAGTGTGGAGGGATAGGTGGTGTAAAACGCAGCGGCAAAGGCCGAGGCGATCCCCCAAAACAGCGCCGCCGGTGAGATAGAGAGTGAGGTCGGGTTGCCGTGAGTCACCAGCAGGAAGGTCCCGGCCAGCGACGTGCCGATCGCCAGCAGCACAAACGGACTTGGCCGCGTTTTTCGCGCCAGCGCGAACCAGGCGACGATAATTGTCGGTGACAGAAACTGCAGCACCGTGGCGGTGGCGGCGTTCGACTTTTCGATGGTCATCAGGAAGGTGTACTGCACGGTCAGCGCGCCGACCAGCGAGAAAAACAACAGGCTGAGCGCATCTTTGCGGTTTTGCAGTACGCGGAAAATTTTGTCGCCGTGAACAAAAGAGAGCATCAGCAGGATCAGCCCGGCGAACAGCAGGCGCGTCATGGTGAGGTACGGCGACGACATCTGGCTTTGCTGCATAATGTACTGCGCGCAGACCCCGGAACTCCCCCATAGGACGGCGGCGATCAAGACGTTCAACATCCCTCGTTTGCTGGAACCCATTTTTCCCTCGAATGAAATAACGCAAAGCAAGAATCATAGCATGGTGGCGGCACGGCGCGCGTTTTACTGCCGCCGCCACTCGCCTGGCGTCACGCCGTACTGTTTTTTAAAGGTTTTTGCAAACGAAGCCAGTGACTGAAAACCGCAGCGTTCGGCAATGATGTCGAGCCGCGCCTGGCGGTCGAGATGCAGCAGGCGGGCGGCCAGCGCCATCCGCAGCTGCGACAGCCACGTCTGCGGCGTTAAATGATAGACGCGGGCAAAATGGCGGGCGAAAGTGGCGCGCGATAAAAATGCCCGCGCCGCCATGCTCTCGATGGTCCACGGCTGCTCTGGCGCGGCCAGCACGGCGAATACCGCAGGCATCAGTCGCGTATCGCTCATCAGTCGCAGCAAGCCGCCCGGCGGTTCCTGCGTGCCGAGCAACGTGCGCAACAGCAGCACTAGCAGCGTATCACCAAGGCTGCGCACGATGGCGCTGCCGCCAGGATGCTCCGCCAGACTTTCGCGCACCAGCACGTTAAGCAGAATGTCCAGCTCCGGGCAGTCCTCGCGTTCACCGGTATGTAGATGAATCAGTTCCGACTCTTCAGCAAACAGCCAGCTGACGTGGGGACCAAAGTAAAATTCGCCGCACAGCATCTCCAGCGCGTCGTTCTCTTCGGCGGTGCGCACTTCGGTTAGCGTGCCGTTAAAGCGGTGGGCGATGGGCAGCACCTGTCCCCATTCCACCAGGCTCTCCATCAGATGCGGCGAGCCATGCGGCAACAGAATAACGTCGCCAGCGCGCATATGGCGGGTCTGATTGCCAACGGTCAGCCGTCCCTCGCCGCGCAAGACAAAGTGCCACGGCACCACGCCCGCTCGCATCTGATCGTGTCCGGCCTGCC includes these proteins:
- the phnR gene encoding phosphonate utilization transcriptional regulator PhnR codes for the protein MKSPSGEMPQYLMIKAQLQARIQNGALKSGDKLPSERELCALFNTTRITVRESLAQLEASGVIYRADRRGWFVTPERLWLDPTQNTNFHKLCLEQGREPKTVLLNGRLTAVPLDVMAPLDLQPFDQVYLLTRLRYADGRPVCYCENHCLPARVPELLRHDLNGSLTEIYHSQYDLIYTSMHLSFYPTSMPAQAAEALGVMEGRPALLLRRLNYDQHGRILDYDIEYWRHDSLRIEVDTH
- a CDS encoding DUF1198 domain-containing protein, encoding MIWIMLATLAVVFVVGFRVLTSDSRRAIRRLSERLGITPVPLESMIDQLGKTAGNEYLRYLERPNEAHLQNAAQVLLIWQAAIVDASEKNLHYWYRLMQKARLAAPITDAQIRLAQGFLRELDPDVSDLHNLQQRYNALFLPEDGVHWLH
- the phnS gene encoding 2-aminoethylphosphonate ABC transporter substrate-binding protein, with translation MKLSRLALLSLFALTSSPVWADGVVTVYSADGLHDGDNSWYQSQFDAFTKATGIKVQYVEGGSGAIVERLAKERTNPQADVLVTVPPFIQRAAKEQLLATFKPQGNEQIPGANDHYAPLVNNYLTFIYNGQLLKTAPASWHDLLDNRFKNKLQYSTPGQAGDGTAVMLQAFHSLGGKDAGFDYLGKLQANNVGPSASTGKLTALVNKGELYVANGDLQMNLSQMARNPNVKIFWPADDKGERSALALPYTIGLVQNGPNSENGKKLINFLLDKPAQSSVSALSWGLPVRSDVTPDDANFKAAKAALDGVKSWEPNWDDVAVSLSADIARWHKVTDSE
- the phnW gene encoding 2-aminoethylphosphonate--pyruvate transaminase — translated: MTSRNYLLLTPGPLTTSRTVKEAMLFDSCTWDDDYNLGVVQIIRQQLVQLATPADGYTSVLLQGSGSYAVEAVLGSAIGEQGKVLIISNGAYGARMIEMAQLMGIACHPYDCGEVARPDAAAIERILQDDPAITHIAMVHSETTTGMLNPIEEVAALAKQYDKRYIVDAMSSFGGIPMDIAALNIDYLISSANKCIQGVPGFAFVIAREAELAACKGRSRSLSLDLYAQWRCMEDNHGKWRFTSPTHTVLAFAQALKELAQEGGVSARHQRYSNNQRRLVAGMRALGFQPLLDDSLHSPIITAFYSPDAPQYRFNTFYQKLKDQGFVIYPGKVSQSDCFRIGNIGEVYDADITALLAAIDNAMYWKQ
- a CDS encoding phosphonoacetaldehyde hydrolase encodes the protein MNRITALILDWAGTTVDFGSFAPTQIFVEAFRKAFDIEITLEEARVPMGLGKWQHIEALGKLPSVDSRWQAKFGRAMNAADIDAIYAAFMPLQIAKVVDFSAPIAGVVDTIAALRAEGLKIGSCSGYPRPVMEKLVPAAAAQGYAPDHWVATDDLAAGGRPGPWMALQNVITLGIDAVAHCVKVDDAAPGISEGLNAGMWTVGLSVSGNEFGATWEEYQAMSATEIATRRELAASKLYAAGAHYVVDTLADLPGVIADINARLAKGERP
- a CDS encoding NCS2 family permease encodes the protein MNNDISDEVTPDSGLLSRLFKLHQHGTNVRTETIAGMTTFLTMVYIVFVNPQILGAAQMDPKVVFVTTCLIAGVGSIAMGVVANLPVALAPAMGLNAFFAFVVVGAMGVSWQTGMGAIFWGAVGLFLLTLFRIRYWMISNIPVSLRIGITSGIGLFIAMMGLKNAGVIVANKDTLVAIGNLNSHTVLLGILGFFIITVLSSRHFHAAVLVSIVVTSCCGLFFGDVHFNGVYSVPPGITDVIGEVDLSGALSLNLAGIIFSFMLINLFDSSGTLIGVTDKAGLIDRHGKFPGMNKALYVDSLSSVAGAFIGTSSVTAYIESTSGVAVGGRTGLTAVVVGVLFLLVMFFSPLVGMVPAYATAGALIFVGVLMTSSLSRVNWDDFTESVPAFVTTVMMPFSFSITEGIALGFMSYCIMKVFTGRWRELNLCVIAVAVLFALKIMLVD
- the nepI gene encoding purine ribonucleoside efflux pump NepI, whose product is MSHSNEAKPHASDLARPNWSAVFAVAFCVACLITVEFLPVSLLTPMALDLGISEGVAGQSVTTTAFVAMFSSLFVTTVIGKTDRRYVVILFSLLLTLSCLLVSFANSFTLLLLGRACLGLALGGFWAMSASLTMRLVPMRVVPKALSIIFGAVSIALVIAAPLGSFLGGIIGWRNVFNAAAVMGVLCTIWVLKALPSLPGESASQQQNMFGLLKRPGVLAGMCAIFMAFAGQFAFFTYIRPIYMTLAGFDVDGLTLVLLSFGIASFIGTSLSSMVLKHSVKAALAISPLVLTASAAALVLWGESKVVASTVAIIWGFAFALIPVGWSTWITRSLSDQAEKAGSIQVAVIQLANTCGAAVGGIALDHLGLLSPLVLSGILMLFTGLLVITRVRIN